In Pelmatolapia mariae isolate MD_Pm_ZW linkage group LG2, Pm_UMD_F_2, whole genome shotgun sequence, one DNA window encodes the following:
- the cltb gene encoding clathrin light chain B isoform X1: MADNGAHPTEEDPAAAFLAQQENEIAGIENDGDAFGTLEGAGAQQPQTDNYDGFEEPATLNGDLFQESNGPTDSYAAIAQVDIQRQEPESLRKWREEQKARLEALDSASKAAEEEWRVKAKKELEDWHVHQNEQMEKNKTNNRIADKAFYKQPNSDVIGFVASEEAFLAETDSNSPGSEWERVARLCDFNPKTNKQAKDVSRMRSVLISLKQTPLVR, translated from the exons ATGGCTGACAACGGAGCGCACCCGACTGAAGAGGACCCGGCCGCCGCTTTCCTGGCTCAACAGGAGAATGAGATAGCGGGGATAGAAAACGATGGCGACGCGTTTGGGACCCTAGAAGGAGCCGGTGCTCAGCAGCCGCAGACCGACAACTATG aCGGGTTTGAAGAGCCTGCCACGTTGAATGGAGACCTGTTTCAG GAGTCCAATGGCCCAACAGACAGCTACGCAGCCATCGCCCAGGTGGATATTCAAAGGCAAGAACCTGAAAGTTTACGCAAATGGAGGGAGGAGCAGAAGGCACGCCTTGAAGCATTAG ACTCGGCATCCAAGGCAGCGGAGGAAGAATGGAGAGTGAAAGCGAAGAAGGAGCTTGAAGACTGGCACGTACACCAAAATGAGCAGATGGAGAAGAACAAGACCAACAACAG GATTGCTGACAAGGCTTTCTACAAACAGCCCAACTCTGATGTTATAGGCTTTGT AGCATCTGAGGAGGCTTTCCTGGCAGAGACAGACAGCAACAGCCCCGGGTCTGAATGGGAGAGAGTAGCTCGTCTCTGTGACTTCAATCCAAAAACCAACAAGCAGGCGAAGGATGTTTCCCGAATGCGCTCTGTGCTCATCTCCCTCAAACAGACACCTCTAGTTCGCTAG
- the cltb gene encoding clathrin light chain B isoform X2: MADNGAHPTEEDPAAAFLAQQENEIAGIENDGDAFGTLEGAGAQQPQTDNYDGFEEPATLNGDLFQESNGPTDSYAAIAQVDIQRQEPESLRKWREEQKARLEALDSASKAAEEEWRVKAKKELEDWHVHQNEQMEKNKTNNRASEEAFLAETDSNSPGSEWERVARLCDFNPKTNKQAKDVSRMRSVLISLKQTPLVR, from the exons ATGGCTGACAACGGAGCGCACCCGACTGAAGAGGACCCGGCCGCCGCTTTCCTGGCTCAACAGGAGAATGAGATAGCGGGGATAGAAAACGATGGCGACGCGTTTGGGACCCTAGAAGGAGCCGGTGCTCAGCAGCCGCAGACCGACAACTATG aCGGGTTTGAAGAGCCTGCCACGTTGAATGGAGACCTGTTTCAG GAGTCCAATGGCCCAACAGACAGCTACGCAGCCATCGCCCAGGTGGATATTCAAAGGCAAGAACCTGAAAGTTTACGCAAATGGAGGGAGGAGCAGAAGGCACGCCTTGAAGCATTAG ACTCGGCATCCAAGGCAGCGGAGGAAGAATGGAGAGTGAAAGCGAAGAAGGAGCTTGAAGACTGGCACGTACACCAAAATGAGCAGATGGAGAAGAACAAGACCAACAACAG AGCATCTGAGGAGGCTTTCCTGGCAGAGACAGACAGCAACAGCCCCGGGTCTGAATGGGAGAGAGTAGCTCGTCTCTGTGACTTCAATCCAAAAACCAACAAGCAGGCGAAGGATGTTTCCCGAATGCGCTCTGTGCTCATCTCCCTCAAACAGACACCTCTAGTTCGCTAG
- the higd2a gene encoding HIG1 domain family member 2A, mitochondrial, with protein sequence MAAAAAPGVAEQTPGAVPPGAVPFDFSQAPNIEGFNPLPKTKDETFKEKFARKTKENPFVPIGCLGTAGALIYGLRAFHQGKTRQSQLLMRGRIFAQGFTVVAIIVGVFATALKPKQ encoded by the exons atggcggcagcagcagcacccgGAGTTGCAGAGCAAACGCCCGGAGCAGTTCCGCCGGGAGCTGTGCCGTTTGATTTTTCCCAGGCTCCAAACATCGAAGGCTTCAACCCTTTGCCTAAAACCAAAGATGAGACATTCAAGGAAAAGTTTGCGAGGAAAACCAAGGAGAACCCATTCGTCCCGATAG GTTGTTTGGGAACAGCGGGAGCGCTGATTTATGGTCTCCGTGCCTTCCATCAAGGGAAAACCAGGCAGTCCCAGCTCTTGATGAGGGGACGCATCTTTGCTCAAGGCTTCACTGTAGTCGCCATTATTGTTGGTGTTTTTGCCACGGCTCTGAAACCCAAGCAGTGA